The Syntrophaceae bacterium genome contains a region encoding:
- a CDS encoding acyl-CoA dehydrogenase encodes MGSLICDERDQKFVMYEMLKIEELFKMEHFGDYSRDMCDMVLDGARKMAEEVVFPVLVEGDREGCRVENGNVLVPKCFHRSFRIFREGGWTTVSVSPEAGGQGFPLIIGMMTEEWFMHNFSLVGYAFLTAGAAHLIEAYGTEAQKRKYMDKMYECVWGGNMCLTEPGAGTDLSNIRTKAIRQPDGTFLLEGTKQFITGGDQDLTENVISPVLARIEGDPAGTEGISIFLVPKFLVNEDGSLGRRNDYTIPGIEHKIGLNGSATCQMSFGENGACYAELLGEERQGIRIMFQMMNEARIFVAVESLGSASIAYLHALAYAKERLQGSALEEMKNPLAPRVPIIRHPDVRRMLLWMKAHVEGMRALSYYTAWCVDVMESTADPAVKDTYRGIIEVLTPVCKAYCSDLAFRVCETAIQVYGGYGCCNEYPVEQFLRDVKPTSIYEGANGIQALDLVGRKLGMKKGLYFMKLLGEMQKTIQECATAKGVGDLAADVQEAANTLAEAGMFFAGSASSGKFMIPVSNAYTFLTMMGKAVFGWLLLWQARVARETLEKICAQKGVDADDKAALKALSSEDSEAAFYTGKIAACRYFIKHILPEVAAGMKAIKSEDLSPIDIPDEGFAV; translated from the coding sequence ATGGGCAGCCTGATATGCGACGAAAGAGACCAGAAATTCGTGATGTATGAAATGCTCAAGATTGAGGAGCTGTTCAAGATGGAGCACTTCGGCGACTATTCCCGCGACATGTGCGACATGGTCCTCGACGGGGCGAGGAAGATGGCGGAGGAGGTCGTCTTCCCGGTCCTGGTCGAGGGCGACCGGGAGGGGTGCCGTGTCGAGAACGGCAACGTCCTCGTTCCGAAGTGCTTCCACCGCAGCTTCCGCATCTTCCGGGAAGGCGGCTGGACGACCGTCAGCGTGTCCCCCGAGGCCGGCGGGCAGGGATTCCCCCTCATCATCGGCATGATGACCGAGGAGTGGTTCATGCACAACTTCAGCCTCGTCGGCTACGCCTTCCTGACCGCCGGGGCCGCCCACCTGATCGAGGCGTATGGAACGGAAGCCCAGAAGCGGAAGTACATGGACAAGATGTATGAATGCGTGTGGGGCGGCAACATGTGCCTGACGGAGCCCGGCGCCGGGACCGACCTCAGCAACATTCGGACGAAGGCCATCCGGCAGCCCGATGGCACGTTCCTCCTGGAAGGGACGAAGCAGTTCATCACCGGCGGGGACCAGGACCTGACGGAAAACGTCATCAGCCCCGTGCTGGCGCGGATCGAGGGCGATCCCGCGGGGACGGAGGGCATCTCCATCTTCCTGGTGCCCAAGTTCCTCGTCAACGAAGACGGCTCCCTGGGGAGGCGAAACGACTACACCATCCCCGGCATCGAGCATAAGATCGGCCTGAACGGGAGCGCCACCTGCCAGATGAGCTTCGGCGAGAACGGGGCCTGCTACGCCGAGCTCCTGGGGGAGGAGCGGCAGGGGATCCGGATCATGTTCCAGATGATGAACGAGGCCCGGATCTTCGTGGCCGTCGAGTCCCTGGGCAGCGCCTCCATCGCCTACCTGCACGCCCTCGCCTATGCCAAGGAGCGCCTCCAGGGGTCCGCATTGGAGGAGATGAAAAACCCCCTGGCCCCGAGGGTGCCGATCATCCGCCATCCCGACGTCCGGCGGATGCTCCTGTGGATGAAGGCCCATGTGGAAGGTATGCGGGCGCTCTCCTATTACACGGCCTGGTGCGTCGACGTCATGGAGAGCACCGCCGACCCCGCCGTGAAAGACACCTATCGCGGCATCATCGAGGTGCTGACACCCGTCTGCAAGGCCTACTGCTCGGACCTGGCCTTCCGGGTCTGCGAGACGGCCATCCAGGTCTACGGCGGGTACGGCTGCTGCAACGAGTATCCCGTCGAGCAGTTCCTGCGCGATGTGAAGCCGACCTCCATCTACGAGGGCGCCAACGGCATCCAGGCCCTCGACCTGGTGGGGCGGAAGCTCGGCATGAAGAAGGGCCTATATTTCATGAAGCTCCTGGGGGAGATGCAGAAGACGATCCAGGAGTGCGCTACGGCAAAAGGGGTGGGAGACCTGGCCGCCGACGTGCAGGAGGCCGCCAACACCCTGGCCGAGGCCGGCATGTTCTTCGCGGGCAGCGCCTCCAGCGGGAAATTCATGATCCCCGTCTCGAACGCCTACACGTTCCTCACCATGATGGGAAAGGCCGTCTTCGGATGGCTCCTGCTCTGGCAGGCCCGCGTGGCCCGGGAGACTCTGGAGAAGATTTGCGCGCAGAAGGGAGTCGATGCGGACGACAAGGCGGCTCTTAAAGCGCTTTCTTCGGAAGACTCGGAAGCGGCCTTCTACACTGGGAAAATCGCCGCCTGCCGGTACTTCATCAAGCACATCCTCCCGGAAGTAGCCGCCGGCATGAAGGCCATCAAAAGCGAAGACCTCTCCCCGATCGACATCCCGGACGAGGGGTTTGCGGTTTAG
- a CDS encoding SDR family oxidoreductase, whose product MEFGETNKERAGILQGKRILVTQAGDFMGPMLCQVLTERGAEVVASEALLSDPGAVENLVATSGAIDVLVANLAIPAPSTPAAEVTDVEWRQTFAVMVDPLPRLVRAIVPGMIARGRGKILVIGSASALRGIRRASTYSAARGAQLAYVQAVGVELAQHNIQVNAIAQNFVDNPTYFPEEVQQNPRFQERLKREVPLGRLVSAREDAEFAAYLCSDAADCFVGQVFPICGGWAVR is encoded by the coding sequence ATGGAATTCGGCGAGACAAACAAAGAACGAGCGGGAATACTTCAAGGCAAACGAATTCTCGTAACGCAGGCTGGGGATTTCATGGGGCCCATGCTCTGCCAGGTCCTCACGGAACGCGGCGCGGAAGTTGTTGCCAGTGAGGCTCTTCTGTCAGATCCGGGTGCAGTTGAGAATCTTGTCGCCACCTCGGGAGCAATTGACGTCCTTGTCGCAAATCTTGCCATTCCGGCACCGAGCACGCCCGCTGCGGAGGTAACAGATGTCGAATGGCGGCAAACCTTCGCCGTTATGGTTGATCCGCTGCCCAGGCTTGTTCGGGCAATCGTTCCCGGAATGATTGCTCGAGGCCGTGGCAAGATCCTGGTGATTGGAAGCGCCTCTGCGCTTCGCGGCATACGACGGGCGTCTACCTACAGCGCCGCCCGGGGTGCGCAACTCGCCTACGTGCAGGCGGTCGGCGTCGAGCTTGCCCAGCACAATATCCAGGTCAATGCCATCGCGCAGAACTTCGTGGACAACCCGACTTACTTCCCGGAAGAGGTTCAGCAAAATCCTCGCTTTCAGGAACGCTTGAAACGCGAGGTTCCACTGGGCCGCCTTGTCTCCGCAAGGGAGGACGCCGAATTTGCGGCTTACCTTTGCAGTGACGCTGCCGATTGCTTTGTTGGCCAGGTGTTCCCGATCTGCGGGGGGTGGGCTGTCCGCTAA
- a CDS encoding AMP-binding protein — protein MSDVYAEKPWLRSYDRNVPPELPYENRTFAEQFRVVADRYPDKTALHYMGKSITYREIDLLSNRLARYFQKIGLKPDDVVGLHLPNLPAHFIAIIAVQKAGCVSTGLSPLLTPHEMEHHLNDSRAKAVITVDLLFDKVAEVADKAPFKSVLVTEVADFLPGVKKVLGKLLKKIPTAPIGPLPGKTVVRFMEAVDSMPADPVAVRRTMDDTIFMMYTGGTTGQSRGAVLTQRSYMYNRQQLLTWIDIRPDDIALSAFPLFHIAGLTLGGVSITSGVTQVCVPNPRDSNFMIQALKAYRPTFMTHVPTVYFELIKNPEFRKVDMSGLKFCLSVAAPFPGEKIRELENIVGENKLIELYGMTESMVTCFNPRYGKKKPSSIGIPMSDTEFKLVDPETGQLAKPGEPGEIIIRGPQIMTGYYMNPEETARTLRDGWIYTGDIATMDEDGYFYIVDRVKDMVIVSGFKVFTRELDDLLALHPDVEMAAAIGIPDPERPGSERVALAVMLKPGIEKSEAEKEKILNFLKENVAPYKVPKVIQFMDQLPLSGVGKILKRELRTMM, from the coding sequence ATGAGTGATGTTTACGCGGAAAAGCCATGGTTGAGGAGTTATGACAGGAATGTCCCGCCGGAGCTCCCGTACGAGAACAGGACATTCGCAGAGCAGTTCAGGGTCGTGGCCGACCGGTACCCGGACAAGACGGCCCTGCATTACATGGGGAAATCCATCACCTATCGCGAGATCGACCTCCTGTCCAACCGTCTCGCCCGGTATTTCCAGAAGATCGGCCTGAAGCCCGACGACGTCGTGGGCCTTCACCTGCCGAACCTCCCGGCCCATTTCATCGCCATCATCGCCGTGCAGAAGGCGGGCTGCGTCTCCACGGGCCTGAGCCCGCTCCTGACGCCCCACGAGATGGAGCACCACCTGAACGATTCGCGGGCCAAGGCCGTGATCACCGTGGACCTCCTGTTCGACAAGGTCGCGGAGGTGGCCGACAAGGCCCCGTTCAAGAGCGTCCTCGTCACGGAGGTCGCCGATTTCCTGCCCGGCGTGAAGAAGGTGCTGGGGAAGCTCCTGAAGAAGATCCCCACGGCGCCGATCGGCCCCCTGCCGGGCAAGACGGTCGTCCGGTTCATGGAGGCCGTCGATTCGATGCCGGCCGACCCGGTGGCCGTCCGGCGCACCATGGACGACACCATCTTCATGATGTACACCGGCGGGACCACGGGCCAGTCCAGGGGTGCCGTCCTGACCCAGCGCAGCTACATGTACAACCGCCAGCAGCTCCTGACGTGGATCGACATCCGGCCCGACGATATCGCCCTGTCGGCCTTCCCCCTGTTCCACATCGCCGGCCTGACCTTAGGCGGCGTCTCGATCACCTCGGGCGTCACGCAGGTCTGCGTGCCCAATCCCCGGGACTCCAATTTCATGATCCAGGCGCTGAAGGCTTACAGGCCCACGTTCATGACTCACGTTCCCACGGTCTATTTCGAGCTCATCAAGAATCCCGAGTTCAGGAAGGTCGACATGAGCGGCCTGAAGTTCTGCCTGAGCGTGGCGGCCCCGTTCCCGGGAGAGAAGATCCGGGAGCTGGAGAACATCGTCGGGGAGAACAAGCTGATCGAGCTCTACGGGATGACCGAATCGATGGTCACCTGCTTCAATCCCCGCTACGGGAAGAAGAAGCCCTCCTCCATCGGCATCCCCATGTCAGACACGGAGTTCAAGCTCGTCGATCCCGAGACGGGACAGCTCGCAAAGCCGGGTGAGCCGGGGGAAATCATCATCCGCGGCCCCCAGATCATGACGGGCTACTACATGAATCCGGAAGAAACCGCCCGCACCCTCCGGGACGGCTGGATATACACGGGAGACATCGCGACCATGGACGAGGACGGGTATTTCTACATCGTCGACCGCGTGAAGGACATGGTCATCGTCTCCGGCTTCAAGGTCTTCACCCGGGAGCTGGACGATCTGCTGGCCCTGCATCCCGACGTCGAGATGGCCGCGGCCATCGGCATCCCCGACCCGGAGCGCCCGGGGTCCGAGCGCGTCGCCCTGGCGGTCATGCTGAAGCCCGGCATCGAGAAGAGCGAGGCCGAGAAGGAGAAGATCCTGAACTTCCTGAAGGAGAACGTGGCGCCGTACAAGGTGCCGAAGGTCATCCAGTTCATGGACCAGCTTCCCCTGAGCGGGGTCGGCAAGATCCTCAAGCGGGAGCTGAGGACCATGATGTAG
- a CDS encoding Fic family protein yields the protein MDENSVRKVMTFKSGNFAFSSKYDAQKINPLILEGRMSYEAIADLPILPEWSTYLEEELIRRSIFSTAAIEGNPLKEEEVGIIIKDTGNDGKASQVEKEIINLKNAYAYVKKHDASGDAAQISEVTIRDLHKIITDGLDYQDNVPGNYRNHVVKVGDNEHGGIYTPPKCLPDIQNLMKEFIAWINSDQIMQLDTLVRAALAHYHLGLIHPFGNGNGRTIRIVEAIIIRKSGIKYVPTMLSNYYYRNIHHYYSAFSMARKNVGNDISAFLTFVMNGVIESLAEIKRNVTFMIKFLVMRDYYSSLRSSKIITQRQHDLLTIMLDTFKSVSLKDLFSVSPYNALYRNVSERTARRDLSKLVEMSLMKQEDDGSYNLNIRTLG from the coding sequence ATGGACGAAAACAGTGTCAGGAAAGTCATGACGTTCAAATCGGGCAATTTCGCATTCAGCTCGAAATATGATGCTCAAAAAATTAACCCTCTGATACTGGAGGGAAGAATGTCATATGAAGCAATCGCCGATCTGCCGATTCTGCCTGAATGGTCAACCTATCTGGAAGAGGAATTGATCCGCAGGTCGATATTCAGCACGGCTGCCATCGAAGGCAATCCCTTAAAAGAAGAGGAAGTTGGAATAATTATAAAAGATACAGGGAATGATGGAAAGGCCAGCCAAGTTGAAAAGGAAATAATCAACCTGAAAAATGCGTATGCCTATGTGAAAAAACACGATGCATCAGGCGATGCCGCTCAAATATCGGAAGTTACCATCAGAGACCTTCATAAAATCATAACGGATGGGCTCGATTATCAGGATAACGTCCCAGGCAATTACAGAAACCACGTGGTGAAAGTCGGCGACAATGAACATGGTGGAATATACACGCCGCCAAAGTGTTTGCCCGATATACAAAACTTAATGAAGGAATTCATCGCATGGATCAACTCGGATCAAATCATGCAATTGGATACGCTTGTGAGAGCCGCATTGGCCCACTATCACTTAGGGTTGATTCATCCTTTTGGAAATGGCAACGGAAGGACCATTCGGATTGTTGAGGCTATTATAATTAGGAAATCCGGCATTAAATACGTTCCAACCATGCTTTCAAATTACTACTACCGAAATATCCATCATTATTATTCAGCTTTTTCCATGGCCAGAAAAAACGTCGGTAATGACATATCGGCCTTTCTTACATTCGTGATGAATGGAGTTATTGAATCGCTTGCTGAAATCAAGCGTAACGTAACATTCATGATTAAATTTCTCGTCATGAGGGATTACTATTCTTCTCTCAGGTCCAGTAAAATCATCACCCAGAGACAGCATGACCTGTTAACGATCATGCTGGATACCTTCAAGAGTGTATCCTTAAAGGATCTTTTCTCTGTTTCCCCATATAACGCACTATATCGGAATGTGAGCGAAAGAACGGCCAGGAGAGACTTAAGTAAGTTGGTAGAGATGTCCCTTATGAAGCAAGAAGATGACGGCTCTTATAATCTGAATATTAGAACGCTCGGATAG
- a CDS encoding aldo/keto reductase, translating into MITRNLGKSAISVSAIGLGCMGLSEFYGPPAQEKEAIYLLHGAVDLGVTHFDTAEIYGQGRNEQLLGKAFAGRWEKIVLATKFGPQRDPATGAFLGVDGSPANVRSSCEKSLRRLGTDRIDLYYLHRVDPSTPIEETVGEMAKLVQEGKIGAVGLSEASAETIKRANAVYPVAALQTEYSIFSRDVERDILPTCKELNISLVAYSPLGRGMLTGRYTSTGELPTGETDYRAQMQPRFQPGNIEANLKLVEAIKEVAKRTGCAAAQVALAWVLGQGDHVVAIPGTTRLANLETNLGALDCRLTDEDRGVLDKLADKVLGDRYSPGEMAGVNR; encoded by the coding sequence ATGATTACACGCAATCTTGGGAAATCAGCGATTTCCGTATCGGCCATCGGATTGGGCTGCATGGGTCTCTCCGAGTTTTACGGGCCGCCCGCGCAGGAGAAGGAAGCCATTTATTTACTCCACGGGGCGGTAGACCTGGGAGTGACCCACTTTGACACCGCGGAGATCTACGGCCAGGGGCGCAACGAGCAATTGCTGGGCAAGGCCTTTGCCGGGCGCTGGGAGAAAATCGTGCTGGCCACCAAGTTCGGGCCCCAGAGGGATCCGGCCACGGGTGCCTTTCTGGGAGTGGACGGCTCCCCGGCCAATGTCCGCAGCTCCTGCGAAAAGAGCCTTCGGCGACTGGGCACGGACAGGATCGACCTGTACTATCTCCACCGGGTGGATCCATCGACGCCGATCGAGGAAACGGTGGGAGAGATGGCGAAGCTGGTTCAAGAGGGCAAAATCGGGGCGGTCGGGTTGTCGGAGGCCTCGGCCGAGACGATCAAGCGGGCCAACGCCGTTTATCCCGTTGCCGCCCTTCAGACCGAGTATTCGATTTTCAGCCGGGATGTCGAGCGGGACATCCTTCCCACGTGCAAGGAGCTGAACATCAGTCTGGTCGCTTACTCACCCCTGGGCCGGGGAATGCTGACGGGCCGCTATACCTCGACCGGCGAGTTGCCCACCGGCGAGACGGATTACCGGGCCCAGATGCAGCCCCGATTCCAGCCGGGCAATATCGAGGCCAACCTCAAACTGGTGGAGGCCATCAAGGAAGTGGCCAAGAGAACGGGATGCGCCGCGGCGCAGGTTGCCCTAGCCTGGGTGCTCGGCCAGGGGGATCATGTTGTCGCCATTCCCGGCACCACCAGGCTCGCCAATCTGGAGACCAATCTGGGGGCGCTTGACTGCCGGCTGACCGATGAAGACCGGGGGGTGCTCGACAAGCTGGCCGACAAGGTCCTGGGGGATCGGTACTCCCCTGGAGAGATGGCGGGGGTCAACCGATGA
- a CDS encoding enoyl-CoA hydratase encodes MEKTVLVDVRNRICTLTLNRPDVMNAFSEEMLGDFQDALDRIGRDEEVNVLVLQGAGGNFSSGAELSPRNYSLSHDDLHEIMKRLGRWVQTVRELRQPVISKVRGMAVGGGANLALSGDFVLAAHEAKFIQPFIHIGLMTDLGGTYFLPRLVGLAKARELAMLGDRLSGRDAASIGLIYKSLPDEELDGAVTALAETLAQKAPTAMSLIKNGLDKSHDMSLEEVLAWEAERQTERIRSTEHQEAVIKFIQSRSKK; translated from the coding sequence ATGGAAAAGACCGTCCTTGTCGATGTCCGGAACCGTATCTGCACCCTGACCCTGAACCGTCCCGACGTGATGAACGCCTTCAGCGAAGAGATGCTCGGCGACTTCCAGGACGCCCTCGACCGCATCGGCAGGGACGAGGAGGTGAACGTGCTCGTCCTGCAGGGCGCCGGCGGCAACTTCTCGTCGGGGGCGGAGCTCTCGCCGCGGAACTACTCGCTGAGCCACGACGACCTGCACGAGATCATGAAGCGCCTCGGCCGCTGGGTGCAGACCGTCCGGGAGTTGAGGCAGCCCGTCATCAGCAAGGTGAGGGGGATGGCCGTGGGTGGCGGCGCCAACCTCGCCCTGTCCGGCGACTTCGTCCTAGCCGCCCACGAGGCGAAGTTCATCCAGCCGTTCATTCACATCGGGCTGATGACGGACCTGGGAGGGACGTATTTCCTGCCCCGGCTGGTCGGGCTGGCCAAGGCCCGGGAGCTGGCCATGCTGGGGGACAGGCTCAGCGGCCGGGACGCCGCCTCGATCGGCCTGATCTACAAGTCCCTGCCGGACGAGGAGCTCGACGGCGCGGTTACCGCGCTGGCCGAGACGCTGGCGCAGAAAGCCCCCACCGCCATGTCCCTGATCAAGAATGGGCTGGACAAGAGCCACGACATGTCCCTGGAGGAGGTCCTCGCCTGGGAGGCCGAGAGGCAGACGGAGCGGATCCGGAGCACCGAGCACCAGGAGGCCGTGATCAAATTCATCCAGTCAAGGAGCAAAAAATAA
- a CDS encoding N-acetyltransferase — protein MKIREATDSDFSDVFLVEKDAFGYDKEANLVKDLLSDSSAKPLYSFLAFNNDRAVGHILFTSARIEGEHNGLSISLLAPLAVLPDFQKQGVGGKLIAHGLQHLTNSGVDLVFVLGHPGYYPRYGFKPAGVQGFEAPYPIPEEHANAWMVQELRPGVIGSVSGKVKCADMLNKPEHWRE, from the coding sequence ATGAAAATTCGAGAAGCAACCGATTCAGACTTCAGTGATGTATTTTTAGTTGAGAAAGATGCGTTTGGATATGACAAAGAGGCAAATCTCGTAAAAGATCTATTAAGTGATTCGAGTGCAAAACCTCTATATTCTTTCCTTGCTTTCAATAACGATAGAGCTGTAGGGCATATTTTGTTTACATCGGCACGCATCGAAGGCGAACATAATGGCTTATCTATATCGCTCTTAGCTCCTTTAGCGGTACTCCCTGATTTTCAAAAACAAGGTGTAGGGGGTAAGCTCATCGCGCATGGATTACAGCACTTAACAAACTCTGGCGTTGATTTAGTCTTTGTGCTTGGGCACCCTGGTTATTATCCCCGTTATGGTTTCAAGCCTGCCGGTGTTCAGGGATTTGAAGCCCCTTATCCAATCCCAGAAGAGCATGCTAATGCATGGATGGTTCAGGAATTACGCCCAGGGGTGATAGGTAGCGTATCTGGTAAAGTTAAATGCGCGGATATGTTGAATAAACCTGAACATTGGCGAGAATAG
- a CDS encoding aminopeptidase P family protein — MNYSFFRKNAEKVRQAMQKEGIDVLILTHQQKYSYVAGTFHNDFNLGNCLFVWAKEEPTLLVSLAEMGRLMTEGYIKDIRFWMPAYAGIEPISFLDTAVTILRERECHNKVIAVEMPSIAYLMYDHLAKNLPDATIVDGEKMINDVMMKKDEEELALIRRACGIADAGTSKILENVRVGVTEAELIGHAELEMRRLGASYYYTPNQCLFTSQMGYGDHLPTDRILVNGDRIYYDLHPVWDEYRTDSFRTLAFGKQSKDYMKMVDFIRPVIEELNGMFVPGASTKEIEKWYISRLAEGGYPDFGSVPLGHGIGTGHLPPTFCHDDDYILEENVMIVPCAHIYDFKTNCGVFALEYVVCVKPGKAEVFTKYPLDLITIE, encoded by the coding sequence ATGAACTATTCTTTCTTCAGGAAGAATGCAGAAAAAGTCAGGCAGGCGATGCAGAAAGAGGGAATCGATGTGTTGATCCTGACGCATCAGCAAAAGTACTCCTATGTCGCCGGAACGTTCCACAACGACTTCAACCTCGGGAACTGCCTGTTCGTGTGGGCAAAGGAAGAGCCCACGCTCCTCGTCTCGCTTGCGGAGATGGGCAGGCTCATGACGGAGGGGTACATCAAGGACATTCGCTTCTGGATGCCCGCGTATGCCGGTATCGAGCCCATCAGCTTTCTGGACACGGCTGTCACGATCCTTCGTGAGCGCGAATGCCACAACAAGGTGATTGCCGTGGAAATGCCGTCCATTGCCTACCTGATGTACGACCACCTCGCCAAAAATCTGCCCGATGCAACCATCGTGGATGGCGAAAAGATGATCAACGACGTCATGATGAAAAAGGATGAAGAGGAGCTGGCGTTGATTCGCCGAGCCTGCGGCATCGCCGATGCGGGCACCAGCAAAATCCTTGAAAACGTGCGGGTCGGAGTTACCGAGGCGGAGCTGATCGGCCATGCCGAGCTTGAAATGCGGAGGCTGGGCGCCTCCTATTACTACACGCCGAACCAGTGCCTCTTTACATCCCAGATGGGCTACGGCGATCACCTGCCGACCGACAGGATTCTCGTAAACGGAGACCGGATCTATTACGATCTGCATCCCGTCTGGGATGAATACCGCACGGACAGCTTCCGGACGCTGGCGTTTGGGAAACAGTCAAAGGATTACATGAAGATGGTCGATTTTATCAGGCCGGTCATCGAGGAATTGAACGGGATGTTTGTGCCCGGTGCGAGCACCAAGGAAATCGAGAAATGGTATATCAGCCGTCTCGCAGAGGGAGGCTATCCGGATTTCGGATCCGTTCCTCTCGGGCACGGCATCGGCACAGGCCATCTGCCTCCGACGTTTTGCCATGACGACGACTACATCCTTGAAGAAAACGTCATGATCGTTCCCTGTGCGCATATCTACGATTTCAAGACCAATTGCGGTGTCTTCGCCCTGGAATACGTCGTTTGCGTGAAACCCGGAAAAGCGGAGGTCTTTACGAAATACCCGCTGGATTTGATTACCATCGAATAG
- a CDS encoding FRG domain-containing protein: protein MIKKSSGYEEIKICKWEDFDEAVRELDFRTWVFRGHYDASFELKTSLYRMLEEVEDLIEKKKGKRQKLVKDRREEILLEKFQSTAHLYLKHSLPEINDKHTNRLEWNAIMQHYGTPTRLLDVTLSPYIAMYFALEKGSTDCCVFAFNHKILKEFDEEYFSGEDFAKEVFANRKGDRSFIIPFDPSLKTERILAQQGLFLVPSNNYETFNEILKHYNLKRIACKKIIIPSSLRLEGNIRLQRMNITTKSLFPGLEGFCRSLRYEVMHNIKLLEKIC, encoded by the coding sequence ATGATAAAAAAATCATCAGGTTATGAAGAAATTAAAATTTGTAAATGGGAAGACTTTGACGAAGCAGTAAGAGAACTAGATTTTAGAACATGGGTCTTTCGTGGCCATTATGATGCTTCTTTTGAACTTAAAACATCTTTATACAGAATGCTGGAAGAAGTAGAGGATTTAATTGAAAAGAAAAAAGGGAAAAGGCAAAAACTAGTTAAAGATAGAAGGGAGGAGATACTTCTTGAAAAGTTTCAATCAACAGCACATCTATATTTAAAACATTCTCTCCCAGAAATAAATGATAAACACACAAATCGTCTAGAATGGAATGCGATAATGCAGCATTATGGTACCCCGACAAGGCTCCTTGATGTGACGCTATCGCCCTATATTGCAATGTATTTCGCCCTAGAAAAGGGCAGCACTGATTGTTGTGTTTTTGCATTCAATCACAAAATATTAAAAGAGTTTGACGAAGAATATTTCTCTGGAGAAGATTTCGCTAAAGAAGTATTCGCTAATCGTAAAGGAGATAGGTCTTTCATTATTCCTTTTGACCCTTCACTAAAAACTGAAAGAATATTAGCACAGCAAGGGCTTTTTTTAGTGCCAAGTAATAACTATGAAACATTTAATGAAATTCTAAAGCATTACAATCTTAAGAGAATAGCATGCAAAAAAATTATTATACCATCGTCATTACGTTTAGAAGGAAATATAAGACTTCAGAGAATGAATATAACAACAAAATCGCTTTTCCCTGGTTTGGAAGGATTTTGTCGTTCACTTAGATACGAAGTTATGCATAATATTAAACTATTGGAAAAAATATGCTGA
- a CDS encoding class I SAM-dependent methyltransferase, which yields MDMLRFFNIIHLEHILLNPMSLEKLEQLITLLTLKPEARVLDIATGKGEFLIRLAERNRQMTGTGVDLSPYFIADVKKKHQERVPDAQLHFLEMDGAEYVPETLQSFDLAACIGASWIFGGHRGTLSALQKMAAPESWIVVGEPYWRHEPEQEYLEAIEMARSDLGTHDQNADAGRDLGLELVYTLVSSQDDWDRYEGLQWYAAETWASDHRDDPDVETVLKRVRESKTAYLRWGRETLGWAIYVFKKGGV from the coding sequence ATGGACATGTTGAGGTTCTTTAACATCATTCATCTAGAGCACATTCTCTTAAACCCGATGAGTCTTGAGAAACTGGAACAGCTGATCACACTTCTGACTCTGAAACCCGAGGCACGCGTGCTTGATATCGCCACTGGAAAGGGCGAGTTTCTCATCCGGCTTGCAGAGCGGAACCGGCAAATGACAGGGACAGGAGTTGATCTCTCTCCCTACTTCATTGCCGATGTCAAAAAGAAGCATCAGGAACGTGTTCCGGATGCCCAACTCCATTTCCTGGAGATGGACGGGGCCGAGTATGTCCCGGAGACCTTGCAGAGCTTTGATCTGGCAGCCTGCATCGGTGCGAGCTGGATTTTTGGCGGGCATCGAGGGACGCTGAGCGCGCTGCAGAAGATGGCAGCCCCGGAAAGCTGGATCGTTGTGGGAGAGCCGTACTGGCGGCATGAGCCGGAACAGGAGTATTTAGAAGCGATCGAAATGGCACGGAGCGACCTCGGAACACATGATCAGAATGCAGATGCCGGGCGAGACCTCGGATTGGAGCTGGTCTACACGCTCGTGAGCAGCCAGGATGACTGGGATCGATATGAAGGGTTGCAGTGGTATGCCGCGGAAACCTGGGCGAGTGATCATCGGGACGATCCGGATGTGGAGACCGTGCTGAAGCGAGTGCGAGAGAGTAAGACCGCGTATCTGCGGTGGGGACGGGAAACGCTGGGTTGGGCGATTTATGTGTTCAAGAAGGGAGGGGTATAG